A window of Chromohalobacter canadensis genomic DNA:
GGTCAGTCCGTTTTCCGAGACCGTCACCACGGGGTTCAGGTGGTGGCCGATGCTGCGAAATGCTTTCTTTTGTGCCTGTGACAAGCTCATGGTATCGTGACTGTTCCGGGTTGGCGGACACTCGGCGTTTTGCCGAGGGCGTTATCTGAATACGGCCAAGCCGCAGACCGGCGCAACTGCTGTCGGTCGTCCTGGCCTTGTGGCCAGCCCTTGAAGTGGGGCGCCGAGACAAGATAGAACGCGCCATGTTACGGGGAAAGCGGCGTCTTGGAAAGGCCGTGCCGCCCGCTCAGCTAGCCTACCCTGCCTTCCGGACGAGTTTTGACCGCTATCGATTTAGGTGACCCGTGGCACGTTCCTCGCATAATAGCAAGAGCTCGGCCTCTTGGCTCAAGGAGCACTTCGACGATCGCTACGTGCAGCGTTCGTGGCAAGATGGTTATCGCTCGCGGGCGAGTTACAAGCTACTCGAGCTCGATGCCAAGGATGCGTTGCTCAAGCCAGGCATGACAGTCATTGATCTTGGCGCTGCGCCAGGCGGATGGAGCCAGATTGCCGCCGATAAGGTCGGGGCCAAGGGCTGCGTGGTGGCGTCGGACATCCTGGAGGTAGATGCGCTGGCCGGGGTGACGTTCGTGCAGGGCGACTTCACCGAAATGGATGTGCTGGAACGAATTCTTGCCGCCTTGGAAGGGCGTCGTGTCGACCTTGTGATGTCCGATATGGCCCCCAATATGAGTGGTATGGCGGCCATTGATCAGCCCCAGGCGATGTATCTCGTCGAGCTGGCGCTGGATCTGGCGCGTCAGACCTTATCGCCTGGTGGGCGTTTGTTGGCCAAGGTCTTCCAGGGAGAAGGGTTCGATGAATATTTGAAAGAGCTGCGCAGCAGCTTTCGCAAGGTGACGACTCGCAAGCCGGAAGCCTCGCGTGCCCGTTCGCGCGAAGTCTACCTGCTTGCAGAAGGATTCCACGGCTGAGCTTGCGTCCATATGACTTGCCCTCAGGCGTATCGGCTCGATAGTCATAATGACTTGGTAGTCGGAGCGCTTCTTGTGGTGTAGTGTCAAATCTATGGTCCTGCTTGGCAGACAGTTGCATGCAATGAGGGTATTCCCTTGAACGACATGGCGAAGAACCTGATCCTCTGGTTGGTCATCGCGGCAGTGTTGCTGACGGTGTTCAATAACTTCAGCTCCGACAACTCGCCTCAGGCGATGAGCTACTCTCAGTTCGTCGAGCAGGTGCAGAATGATCAAGTGAGCAATGTAACCATTGAAGGTTACACGATCACGGGCGAGCGTGATGATGGCTCGCAATTCCAGACGATCCGGCCGGCGGCACAAGATCCCAAGCTGATGGATGATCTG
This region includes:
- the rlmE gene encoding 23S rRNA (uridine(2552)-2'-O)-methyltransferase RlmE encodes the protein MARSSHNSKSSASWLKEHFDDRYVQRSWQDGYRSRASYKLLELDAKDALLKPGMTVIDLGAAPGGWSQIAADKVGAKGCVVASDILEVDALAGVTFVQGDFTEMDVLERILAALEGRRVDLVMSDMAPNMSGMAAIDQPQAMYLVELALDLARQTLSPGGRLLAKVFQGEGFDEYLKELRSSFRKVTTRKPEASRARSREVYLLAEGFHG